The DNA region ACTCCCCCTATACATTTCCAACAATTCCTCTAAAGTTTCAATTTGCTTTTTCAACAACTCATTTTGCGCTCTCAGGTGATTGTTTTCTAAGGTTAATCTAATCAAATCGCCCGACTTACTACTTCTAAATTCTTGCGGTTCCGAACGTTTTATATTAAAGTTATCCCGCTTTCGATCCTCTTCCATGTCAAAATCTTCACTATAAACCTCATCCATCATAAGGTTTGAATCAAAGAAACTACTTTTAATATTTGATTCCTCTTTTAAATCATTAGTATCCTCCTTAAATATTGGGTGCTCTCCACTTAACAAATATTCCGGCCTTACTAAATAAAGCTTACTTAACCACGTAATAAAATCCGTTGTAGCTTTTGTGCGCCCTTTCAACATTTCATTCAAATGCTGAGGACTAAAACCATACTCTTTTGCAAGCTGGCTTTTGTTTTTTACCCTTCCTGTTTTTATCAATAATTCTATTAAAACAGAAAGTCTTTTGTTTAAATCCATAAAAATTTATTTACAGATAATTTGTATTATTACAAAATATTTGTAATATTGCTGTGTATTTATACTGAATATCTGTAAAGATACATTTTTTAATACTAAAAATCAAAATCATGAACAAAAAACAAAAGGTGCACAACCTAATTATTTTAGATGAGAGCGGTTCTATGGACACCATAAAATCGACAGTAATTCAGGGGTTTAATGAATTAATACAAACTATTCAAGGAATTGAAAAACAATATCCGGAACAGGAACATTTCATCTCTTTTATTTCATTCAACGGATTGGGGCAAAAGTTACAGCATTTTATGGATCCGGTAAGTAAGCTTAAACAAATAGACAGTTCTAATTATAAACCCTATGCTTCTACTCCATTATTTGATGCTTTAGGCTTTAGTCTGAATAAATTAAAACAGTCTTTAGAAGGACAATCTGATTATTATGTTCTTGTTACTATTCTGACTGATGGCAAAGAAAATGCTTCTAAAGAATTTTCAGGTAATAACATTAAACATCTTATCGAAGAGCTAAAACAAAACAGATGGACTTTTACCTATATTGGAACTGATCATGACATAGACAAAATCGCTTCATCTCTTTCAATTAATAACTCATTATACTTTGAAAAAAATGAAGATGATATTAATAAAATGTTTAGAGAAGAAAGAGAAGCAAGAGTAGTATATAGCCATAAAGTATCCTTAAAACAAGATGTATCTTCTAACTTTTTTGATGATTCAAAAGACAAAAATGACAAATAATAGCTAAATATTAAAAAACTACTCCTTACAAAGGTTTTTGCTAAGCGTAAAAACCTTTGTAAGTCTTTTTGAAAATTTAGTGCCTACATTTATTTTATATAAAAATGTAGATTTTTTAGTTTTCTTTATAAAATATATGTAAATTTGGTTAAGAAACCGGGTTTTATTTAAAATTTTAAAATAAAACCGTATGATTTTCAAGATTTTTTTATCCGTATTATTCTTCTATAGCATTCCATTGCTATTAATGTCACAAACTTGTTGGCAAAACTATTACAATCCAAGTCCGATGTCAGGAAATTCTGTATCGGCTTTGCAGATTCATGAATCTGCAAATGGATTTTTTTTAACAGTAACATTTGTATCCGGGAGTATAGAAATCTATTCTATTAATCAAAATGGAGAGCTAAATTATGCAACTCCACAATTAAAAGCAGATGAGAATAGTTTCACACCTGTATCTGATGGTGGATTTGTCCTTGCGTATACCTTAAAGAACGGAGATACTTTTCAACTTCCCTCAAGCAATATAATTGAGCTTAAAGAAATTGTAATAAAAAAATTTAATGCAGAAGCTACTGAAGATAATGACTCCTGGGAGTTTCGTTTTTTTGATGGAGACAACTCTTTAATGAATATCTTTGTCAAAGAATTGGATAACCAGGACATCCTGGCATCATATCGCACGTGTGGATTTGATCTTAATACCTATTGTATTCCAATATATTCTGCATTAGTCAGGATGACAAGTTCAGGAGATTCTGTTTTTGTACAAAATTTTTACGATAAAGATTTGTTAGAT from Chitinophagaceae bacterium includes:
- a CDS encoding VWA domain-containing protein, whose translation is MNKKQKVHNLIILDESGSMDTIKSTVIQGFNELIQTIQGIEKQYPEQEHFISFISFNGLGQKLQHFMDPVSKLKQIDSSNYKPYASTPLFDALGFSLNKLKQSLEGQSDYYVLVTILTDGKENASKEFSGNNIKHLIEELKQNRWTFTYIGTDHDIDKIASSLSINNSLYFEKNEDDINKMFREEREARVVYSHKVSLKQDVSSNFFDDSKDKNDK